In Drosophila busckii strain San Diego stock center, stock number 13000-0081.31 chromosome 3R, ASM1175060v1, whole genome shotgun sequence, the sequence CAACCTACAACAGCCAAAAAGTCCAAGAAAGCGAGTGCAACAAATGGCAATTCCACAAAAGATGAGCCCTTTAGCGTAGAGTCTTCGCTTAATGCCTTAGATTACCGTGACTCTGATGATCGCACATTTGCTTCGCTCAAAGGCGCTGTCTCCGAGGCCACTTTACAGGCGATTAGTGAAATGGGATTTACTGAAATGACCGAAATTCAAGCCAAGTCATTGACGCCGCTGCTCAAAGGTCGCGATCTGGTCGGCGCTGCTCAGACGGGTTCTGGCAAAACGCTGGCGTTCCTTATACCAGCGGTGGAGTTGATTAATAAACTGCGGTTTATGCCACGCAACGGCACAGGCGTCATTATCATCTCACCCACACGTGAGTTGTCCATGCAAACGTTTGGTGTGTTGAAGGAGCTCATGGCGCATCATCATCACACGTATGGCTTGGTGATGGGCGGGTCCAATCGTCAGGTGGAAAGTGAGAAGCTGGGCAAGGGTATAAATATACTTGTTGCCACGCCTGGTCGCCTGTTGGATCACTTGCAAAACTCCCCGGACTTTCTTTACAAGAACTTGCAGTGCTTGATTATTGATGAGGTTGATCGTATACTGGAAATTGGTTTCGAGGAGGAGCTTAAGCAGATTATTAATCTCTTGCCGAGTAAGTGCGCCaaactaaaaaatacttatttcaatttgtaatgttttgtttaattacagAGCGTCGACAGACTATGCTCTTCTCAGCTACACAAACGGAGCGCATTGATGCGCTATCCAAGCTGGCGTTAAAGAAGGAGCCCATTTATGTGGGTGTGCATGATAATGAGGAGAATGCTACGGTGGAGGGACTGGAACAAGGCTATATTGTCTGCCCATCGGAAAAGCGTTTGCTTGTGCTGTTTACGTTCTTGAAAAAGAATCGCAAGAAGAAGGTTATGGTCTTCTTCTCCTCGTGCATGTCTGTTAAATATCATCATGAGCTTTTCAACTACATTGATCTGCCGGTGACCAGCATACatggcaagcaaaagcaaacgaaacgcACGACCACATTCTTCCAGTTCTGCAACGCCGAGTCCGGCATACTACTTTGCACGGATGTCGCAGCGCGTGGTTTGGATATACCACAAGTGGATTGGATTGTGCAATATGATCCGCCAGATGATCCACGCGAGTATATACATCGTGTGGGACGTACTGCGCGTGGCTCTGGGCAATCTGGTCATGCACTGCTCATGCTAAGGCCGGAGGAGCTTGGCTTTTTACGTTACCTTAAAGCAGCCAAGGTGCCTCTCAACGAGTTTGAGTTCTCTTGGCAGAAAATTGCAGATATACAGCTACAGGTGTGTCTTAAGCATAGCCTACAATCAACAGAAACTTACTAACTGCTTTAAACTTTCTTTGCAGCTGGAAAAGTTAATTTCTAAGAACTATTTTCTTAATCAGTCGGCCAAGGAGGCCTTCAAATCATATGTGCGCGCCTATGACTCGCATCAACtgaagcaaatatttgatataaacACTGTCGACTTGCAGGCGGTGGCCAAGAGCTTTGGCTTTCTGGTGCCGCCTGTGGTCGATCTTAAAGTGGGTGCGGCCAAGCGACAGCGGCCCGAGAAGCGTGTGGGTGGCGGTGGTTTTGGTTACTACAAGAATATGAACGACAGCAATCCCAAGCATCGCGCCTTTAAGCAGGTCAATCGGGATCAGGCCAAGAAATTTATGCGTTAgtttagcaataaaattataccATACTGTTAAtacattattttgtatattgtgacaaaaagagcaacaaattaaataatttcacaaGCCAACCCAATATTTGTGTACTCATCCCAAAAGGCAGCGTCGTTACTCCCACACGGATGTGAGTGTTGCCTTATTTGTAAGTTGTTTGTTTCAAATCTTTAATGTGGCCTGTGGCTGTAACTTTTGGAAAAAGTATTTAGCGTGTTTTTTGCCCAATTTGGCAAACgtgcttatttaatttcttgtcTTGATTAAACTGTtccactttttatttttattttttgcttttcgactgaaattatttttttttgtgagctGTTACAAGTTTTGTTTCAATTGAGCAATGCTCAATGACTTATTGGCGCCCACTGAAGCTGCCTGCTGTC encodes:
- the LOC108602893 gene encoding probable ATP-dependent RNA helicase pitchoune gives rise to the protein MSIREKLLMKKIVKREKMKKELSQKKGKAKAPAPEPVKKQQNGKGKAKKQAKRPVEDEEDELDDDFQQQPQPKKKQQQKIKRQIQVANSDSEEDEDEEMEDAEASDSEESNDEEELDNPDSDDDDDDDDEDMPVEQPTTAKKSKKASATNGNSTKDEPFSVESSLNALDYRDSDDRTFASLKGAVSEATLQAISEMGFTEMTEIQAKSLTPLLKGRDLVGAAQTGSGKTLAFLIPAVELINKLRFMPRNGTGVIIISPTRELSMQTFGVLKELMAHHHHTYGLVMGGSNRQVESEKLGKGINILVATPGRLLDHLQNSPDFLYKNLQCLIIDEVDRILEIGFEEELKQIINLLPKRRQTMLFSATQTERIDALSKLALKKEPIYVGVHDNEENATVEGLEQGYIVCPSEKRLLVLFTFLKKNRKKKVMVFFSSCMSVKYHHELFNYIDLPVTSIHGKQKQTKRTTTFFQFCNAESGILLCTDVAARGLDIPQVDWIVQYDPPDDPREYIHRVGRTARGSGQSGHALLMLRPEELGFLRYLKAAKVPLNEFEFSWQKIADIQLQLEKLISKNYFLNQSAKEAFKSYVRAYDSHQLKQIFDINTVDLQAVAKSFGFLVPPVVDLKVGAAKRQRPEKRVGGGGFGYYKNMNDSNPKHRAFKQVNRDQAKKFMR